The bacterium DNA segment TCACGCTTCAGTTCTCCCCTAATGGTCAGGACGTCGTCTTCCAGGGATACGTGGATATCTTTCTTGTCAAGTCCAGGAAGCTCAGCCTTGACAGTTAGATGATCACCCCGATCTAAAAGATCCACCGCCGGCGTAAAACCACTGTATCTCCAACCAAAGGGCCGTTCCAATAAGCGCTCTAACTCGTCGCCAAAATCCCATAAGGTACTTACTCTCTTCGCTGGTCTAAAAGGACTCCATTTAATAAGAGACATCTTTGCCACCTCCTTTCTGTTTAACCTTTTTTCGTAACCGTTCAGCCACAGATGAAACACGGAAAATCCGTGAGCCGTGTCCGTGATTCGGGTCTGTCCTTAGGCTGTAGGGACAACCCTTGTGGTTGTCCGTCTACAGAACGGACATGGACAAGCACGGACAGGGACAAGCCCTGTCCCTACACTTCCGCCTTCTGTCCTGTGTTATTTATCCGTGCTAATCCGTGCAGCTATACCTGAATGGTTACCTTTTTTCTTCTTTCAATATGTTAGATGCAGAATTCCTCTAAGGGATTCAAAAAAAATAGCCGATAGGGAAAAAGAAGGGGGGAAGCCCGGCGGTAGGATAAATAACCAGATAGCTGATAGGCGAGCAGGAAAAGATAAGACCCTCTTGGCGTAACTACTCAGCCACTAAGGCACAAAGATTACAAATATTCTCTTCGTGCCTTAGTGGCTTTGTGGCTGAGTAGTTACCTCTTGACTACTAATTGGGCTGTTAACCGAGGATGTGACCAGGCTGGATATTGTATCCACGAAGGAACTCGGCGTCGGAAAGGCGGCTCTTGCCAGGCATCTGAAGCTGTAATAGATAGATGGTTTGCCCTTCACCACAAGTGACCATTATCTCTTTTTTCGGGTTGAGAGAAACCACCTGACCAGGCTCTGCTCCGGACGTCCTTTGGCTGAGCATCGAGGGTAAAGTCCGCCAGACCTTTAACCTTTTCCCATGCCAATAGGTATAAGCCCCTGGCTTTGGATTTAAACCCCGAACCAGGTTATGAATATGGCTGGCAGGTAGATGCCAATCAATGATTCCGTCTTCCTTTTCTATAAGGGGGGCAAAACCGGCCTGGGCTTCATCTTGCTTTTTCCGGGAAGCTTTTCCTTGTTTGATCAATCTTATTGTTTCTACCAGCAGTTCCGCCCCTCTTCTGGATAATCGAGCCTCAAGCTCACCCGCTGTCTCTTCAAAGGTGATTTCGGTTTCAGCCTGAAGAACAATATCTCCGGTGTCCAGGCCTTCATCCATCCACATGGTAGTTACGCCAGTTATAGTTTCCCCCTCGATGATCGCCCAATTAATGGGAGCAGCGCCCCGATATTTAGGGAGAAGAGAGGCATGGAGGTTAAGACATCCATAAGGGGGAATGGCGAGTATTTCCTTAGGCAGGATCTTCCCGTAGGCTACAACCACAATTAGGTCCGGAGCTAATTCCTTAAGCGTGTCTACCGCTTCCTCCGTCTTTAAAGAAGTAAATTGCCAGACCGGGATATCCAGAGTTATGGCCAGATCTTTTACCGGCGGAGGTTTGAGATGGTGTCCCCGACCGGCTGGGCGATCAGGCTGGGTAACCACACCGATTATTTGATCTTCGCTGTTTATTAATTGTTTTAAGGACGGAAGGGCAAAATTCGGACTGCCCATAAAGATGATTCGCATCTTTTTGCCTTCTCTTGACTATTGAGGCTATTACCGCTCGACGAAAGTTCCTGAGCGGTTTCAGCAGGGTTCGAGGATTCAAGGGTTCCGCCCAGGAACTTAGGCCGTGTGGTCCTATAATACCACACCAGGACCTCTGTTGTCAATTAAAAAGGCAATCCAACCGAAATCTTAGCCGGCGAAGAGATTCAATCGTGGATCAAGAAACAAATGGTTATTTTCTTCTTCATTGGATTGATTCTTTGTGGGGATATATAGTTGATAATCCCTGATTTTTTTATCCAGGGTAGGTCTGGATATCTTAAGGATACGAGCCGCTTGACTCTTATTCCCTTTGGTTTTATCCAACACTTTTTGAATATGAGTCTTTTCTATTTCCTGTAAACCGAGACTTACTTCATACATCTTACTCACCTTTACAGAAGTCTCACTTAATAAGTGTTTGATGCTCGATGCTCGATCCTCGATGCTCGATGCTTAATGCTCGATCCTCGATGCTCGATCCTCGATGCTCGAGGTTCGATGCTCGATGCTTGAGGTTTGATGCTCGATCCTCGATGCTCGATCCTCGATGCTCGAGGTTCGATGCTCGATGTTTGATGCTCGATACTCGATGCTGATAAAGGATACAGTATCCAGTATCGAGCATCCAGTATCGAGTATCGAGCATCCAGTATCGAGCATCGAGTTGCGGGGTAATACTATAACGAGGGGGAGACAGGGGCCTTAATTAATAAGGGTGTGTCTTGGAAGCAATCTCCCCCTCGTTAAAAATTAGGTGCCCATAAAGGGGAGAGGGGCCTGGCTTAAAGATCCGATAAACAGTCTTTCTTTAAGCCCTCCCCTATACGGGCAGGGGCCAATTAAACTGTCCATCAGGGGGAGAGGGGCCTGGCTTAAGTATCTAATAAACAGTCTTTACTTAAGCCCTCCCCCAAACGGACAAGAATTGACTATTAATGGGGTGCTCATCAGATGAAAAGGAACCTCGGCCCTCCCACCTGAGGGGCAACTTTATTTTCTCTTTCTGCTATATCCTTACAGCAATTATTATGCCAACTTTTTTGATTCGTGAAATTTTCCAGGCACTCTATCCTATTACTTTGATTTATCAAATATTATGATAAAGGGGTCGAAGTTTGGTTTCAAACTGAGGAAATACTTTATTGTAATTTCTTC contains these protein-coding regions:
- a CDS encoding Hsp20/alpha crystallin family protein, with amino-acid sequence MSLIKWSPFRPAKRVSTLWDFGDELERLLERPFGWRYSGFTPAVDLLDRGDHLTVKAELPGLDKKDIHVSLEDDVLTIRGELKRDKEVKEEDYYCCERSYGSFARSISLPTRVEAEETKASYKDGVLEINLTKAKEARPKEIEVKVA
- the fmt gene encoding methionyl-tRNA formyltransferase — translated: MRIIFMGSPNFALPSLKQLINSEDQIIGVVTQPDRPAGRGHHLKPPPVKDLAITLDIPVWQFTSLKTEEAVDTLKELAPDLIVVVAYGKILPKEILAIPPYGCLNLHASLLPKYRGAAPINWAIIEGETITGVTTMWMDEGLDTGDIVLQAETEITFEETAGELEARLSRRGAELLVETIRLIKQGKASRKKQDEAQAGFAPLIEKEDGIIDWHLPASHIHNLVRGLNPKPGAYTYWHGKRLKVWRTLPSMLSQRTSGAEPGQVVSLNPKKEIMVTCGEGQTIYLLQLQMPGKSRLSDAEFLRGYNIQPGHILG
- a CDS encoding helix-turn-helix domain-containing protein is translated as MYEVSLGLQEIEKTHIQKVLDKTKGNKSQAARILKISRPTLDKKIRDYQLYIPTKNQSNEEENNHLFLDPRLNLFAG